The segment TAAGAACATATCTCTCTCGAGCTTTGATGACAATCCGGATCTATGTGGTTTGCCGCTGGATCCCTGCCGCTCTTTCTATTCCATAGCCATTATCGCAGCCAACATTGCTGCAGCTGCATTTTTCCCTGTAGGTGCATGCTACGGCTGGTTATATGATGGCAGGAAACAGAATCAACGACCAAGAAGACGTTAAAGTAAAGTCCAGTTGTTTCTGTGAATCTTATTGTATCTTTAGCGCACATACTTATCGTGTCATGTAACAAAccccaaaataaatttaactttgCAGTCTTTGAACAAAAGAAAGCAGCTAACAAGTGGGAAGctttcttatattatttttttaacaaactttCCCACGTGGAGGCCTAACTTAACTCACGGTTTACGCGTCATCGCTTACTAATATAACCAACTTGgttcattttcttctttggtgGTGTTGAGCTTTAACCCTCAGTTTCTAATGTAGTGATGCTTACATCTTCAAAGCTTTTCATCACAGCTAAGCCATTGAGAGGATACTTACATCTTCAAAGCTTAACATATTTTGTGCGTTGATGTTTTCAGACCAAAACAAATCTACCACCAACCAATCTCAACAAAGTGTTAAAAACATGGAAAAAAGGCTGTCTACTTCAATACTGCTAAAGATGAAGCACAGTACTATATATGACTTACATATCGTTTACACTATCAGTTCTGCAACTTTTGATTGCTTTATTGTTTGGTTTGAAGATGATCATCTTTGTTTGTCATTTAGAAGGACAACCTCTTTCTTTGGATGTTATCAAAAAAGATCTGCCCTCGAGCTCTATTAGTCTTTTAATTGGAATCTAAATGGACAATTATAACACGAGGTATACCTCTCAAAAATAGTCCACAATGTTCGTTTAATGTGCTTGTGGTTGTTTTTGATGTTTAATCTCTAGTGCAACAATCAAACTCCAGGAGCATGCGTATTTGGACAGCCGTGGTTCAAGCTACATCCATGTGGGACTGAGGAATGGATTAAACTGCTTTCCAAAAGCAGAAGCAGCTCTGCTATTGTTATTGTTAGTGTTAAGATAAgtatatattaacatttttttttattattattcatgattttaaattttcgaGTGATTACCTATGAATCTATGATGatgattttaatttaaaactcgTAACGACATTTTCTAAATTCACCAGAAAGTCATTTTGAAACTTACCAAAATTTAATTCATCCAAATTACCCTATTTAATTTGACTGAAtacatcttttttttgaaacagatTGAACACATTTAAAACTCTCTTTTAAATGGTCTGAAAAAACTCTCTTTTAAGACAATCCATCTCAGTTACTTCCAACTAATCTCCGACCAAAAGCAAAAGCATCCGCAGAACTAGATTCCTCGATGGAAGCGTAAAGCTaaactctttttctctctctctccgtacTCAATCTGCCTTTCTTAGATATTCACTCtgtttttcctctgttttcttctttatcCGAGCAGATCTGAGCCGAAAACTAACTACACGACCGCCGTTGAGACAATGACGTCACCGGCAACTTCCTCCGACACCACAACAAGCGTCCACGTAAGCGCTCTCGACGGACTCGTCAACGTGAACTCTCTCTTCACCATCGCCGTCTTCGTAGGTCTCTCCATAGCCACTCCAGGACAGCACAGCCTCGAGCTCCGATCCAGCTGCGACGCGAGCGCTGACGTGGCAAAGAAGCTGCTGGTCTTCGAAGTCGTCTCCTtcagcttcttcctcttctcctctctcgTAGCTCAGGGTCTCAAGCTCGCCCTGAACCTCCTCAACAGCAAAGACGTCGACGAGATTTTCAGAGCTCATATCAACATCAAGGTTCTGAGATGGGGAATGATGGCGtctatttgtcaaaaaaaaaaaaaagaatgatggCGTCTGCTGTCGGATCTGTGATGGGTTGTCTGTTCCTGATGCTGTCTATGGTTAACGTGATTCAGATCCGTCTAGGGTTGCTCTCTTGCGGCAGTGAGTCTTCGGCTCAGGCGGTTGCAACGCTGGTGTCGTTGGTTTCCTCTGCTCTCTTGGTTTATATCTCTACTGCTATTTATGCTTTCTGGCAGTGAAACTTATCCAAATCATCAGCATTGGATTATACAGACAAAATGATTTTGTAATGGTGAGCCCCACTATTCAAGTTCTAAATTCACTGGCTTTATTTTGATTGGCCAATGTAGTCtttaattctttttgtttttttggttaaaacaGCTTCTCTATATTTCTTTGTTTCATGAACACAAATGAAGCTGtgtgttttgttgttttattcAATTGAGGGAAAGCATTGGACTCTATTTATCTTACACTTTGGATATCATTATTGATATTAATGGAGAAATGATTGGAATGTTCATCATCTCCTTTAGGGCCATATCAAGCTGCTGGGATCTTTCTTGGcctgaaaatatatatagtttgtacAAGATTGTAAAAGCTCAGTTCAGGAAAACATGTGCCGTCCATACGGTTGGTCCGGTCTTGGACAAATCCTAGTGAAACATTCCCCTCGCCTTCAAATTTTAGTGAACTGATAtagatttgaattaaattttaCTTATAATGTTTATGCCGTATAAATTTCAGAACAGGTTTTGGCTGTCCAAGATCTTTACCGCTTATCAAATGCAGTATGGCTTGAAAGATAGTAGGTCCTTGAGAAGTGACTAATGAGAAGAGAAACTCTAAACTATGCATTTCTAAACTCTATTTAAGTAGCAAGGGAATAGCAATTGTACCGACCTTTTATAAAAGTATAAACGAGAGAGGAAGTGATTGATCTCTGAAAGACTGAAACTGAACTACTGAAATGTTAGTGAAAGGGAAAGAAAGGGAAGTGGCGAGGAAGAAGACCACAACAAAAAAACGAAATCTGAAGAATGTGAAATGCTTGCTCCACACTCCACAGCACAATGACCTCGACTAAAACACTTAACCACAATTGTattgaacaaaaataataaGGGTTCAAATTGTATGGCATGATTATATAAGGGTTCACAGCAAAGATCATCCCCAAATATTTTGTAGAGGAGAGTTCAAAACGAAGCTAACAACgttttgttgaatttttttctctttgcaAATCCATTTGTTATTCACTTTCAAGGTTAAGCCCTAATCATTCTGAAGAAAAAACAATGATATCGGGTCACAAATCCTAACCCTAAAAtgggtttttcttttctttgtttacaAGTTTGATTCTAAGGCAGCAAATCCACCACCTTTCATCATTTGCTTAAACTCCTTATAATTAAccatcccatctccatcaacaTCCACTTTCCCTATCATCTTTTTACAATCCTCCAGTGTTCTTCCCTGCTTGAGCCCCAAGGAAGCTAGCACAGATTTCAGCTCTTCGACCGTGATGAACCCGTCTCGGTTCTGATCAAACACATTGAAAGCCTCTCTCATGTCTTCCTCCTCGTCTCTCTCCTCCATGATCGTCTCGTACAACCCTCCAAACTCTTCGATGTCGACGTATCCATCACCGTTGAGATCAATCTTCTCGATCATCTGCACCAAGTCTTTTTCGGGCATGTAGATTCCTACGTTCTCTAATGAATCATTCAGCTCTTGCTTGGTGATTTTGCCGTCACCGTTCCTGTCAAACATTTGGAATATCCGGGAAAGCTCTGCTTGA is part of the Raphanus sativus cultivar WK10039 chromosome 5, ASM80110v3, whole genome shotgun sequence genome and harbors:
- the LOC108863349 gene encoding uncharacterized protein LOC108863349 → MEASEPKTNYTTAVETMTSPATSSDTTTSVHVSALDGLVNVNSLFTIAVFVGLSIATPGQHSLELRSSCDASADVAKKLLVFEVVSFSFFLFSSLVAQGLKLALNLLNSKDVDEIFRAHINIKVLRWGMMASICQKKKKE
- the LOC108833851 gene encoding calmodulin-like protein 3; translated protein: MDQAELSRIFQMFDRNGDGKITKQELNDSLENVGIYMPEKDLVQMIEKIDLNGDGYVDIEEFGGLYETIMEERDEEEDMREAFNVFDQNRDGFITVEELKSVLASLGLKQGRTLEDCKKMIGKVDVDGDGMVNYKEFKQMMKGGGFAALESNL